In one Streptomyces venezuelae genomic region, the following are encoded:
- a CDS encoding heme-degrading domain-containing protein — MTSTPPAAPSIDELEAQERRLVLPHFTYDDAWALGTLLVELAREREAPVAIDIHRGGQQLFHAALPGSTPDNDAWIARKRRVVERYGCSSLLVGSRFRAKGTTFEDSSRLDPDAYAAHGGAFPIAVEGAGVIGAVVVSGLPQVKDHALVVEALERHLKA; from the coding sequence GTGACCTCCACGCCCCCCGCCGCCCCGTCCATCGACGAGCTGGAGGCCCAGGAACGCCGCCTGGTCCTGCCCCACTTCACGTACGACGACGCGTGGGCCCTCGGCACGCTCCTGGTGGAGCTGGCCCGCGAGCGCGAGGCCCCCGTGGCGATCGACATCCACCGCGGCGGCCAGCAGCTCTTCCACGCGGCCCTGCCCGGCTCGACCCCGGACAACGACGCCTGGATCGCCCGCAAACGCCGCGTCGTGGAGCGCTACGGCTGCTCCTCCCTCCTGGTCGGCTCCCGCTTCCGCGCCAAGGGCACGACCTTCGAGGACTCCTCCCGCCTCGACCCCGACGCGTACGCGGCCCACGGCGGCGCGTTCCCGATCGCGGTCGAGGGCGCGGGGGTGATCGGCGCGGTGGTGGTGTCGGGGCTGCCGCAGGTGAAGGACCATGCGTTGGTGGTGGAGGCGTTGGAGAGGCACCTCAAGGCGTAG